Within Sorghum bicolor cultivar BTx623 chromosome 2, Sorghum_bicolor_NCBIv3, whole genome shotgun sequence, the genomic segment TTTGGCCGGTGCCAGCGGCCGGGTTAGTCAGCGATGACCACCGTGGCAGTGGCAACGGTCGTGGGTTTGACAaggatttattattattattattattattattattattattattattattattattattattattattattattattattattattattattattattattattattattatacattttatctttcttttattttttcttattatctttatgatgttctatatttttttatgtttatGCAGTATAaagtttattattattattattatttatatttggcAGTCAGTGGCACTGGGGACAATGAAATTTTGTTGTGGAGACCAAGTGGCCTAGGGGCATTTAAGTCTTTTGCCAGATCACTTAACTGCCGTTAGGCTTCAAAATGGACGGAATGACACACAGGTATAGGcgaagatgaagttgggcacaacggtgcgaaacaactttttagtggcATGGTGGTTTGGTCAATCTTTCGTAATGGCATACAGGTAAAAAAACTCcctttagggcttgtttagctCATTCAAAtccgaaaactttttaaaattctctaCCACACCGAATCTCGtaccacatgcatggagcattaaatatagataaaaaataaccaattacatagtttgtctgtaattttcgagacgaatcttttgagcctacttagtctatagttagacaataattaccaaatacaaacgaaagtgctttaaaattcaaaaaaaaagatctaaacaaggccttagtttataaagtgctttaaaaatttgaatacatacatagagtattaaatatagataaataataactAATGTACAGTTTGTTtacaatttacgagacgaatcttttaagtctaagtaataaatggttggataataattgtcaaatacaaaccaaagtgttagagcaactccaacagttttgcatttgagttaggcattcttgttttttttaaaaaaaactcaaaaGTGACTCTAACGGTTTGGCACTTGGTTTTGACAAATttggcaacttggcaaatgaagggtCAAACTGTGCATATATACAAAAGTTACTCTCCAACGGTTTGGCAATTAGTGTTTTTGCGCGACGAAGAAACTCCTTCCGCGCGTGTATCCTTCTCTCGCACGCCGCCGTCGGAGTTCCCATGCGATTGCTCCCTGGTGTCGCCATCTTCTATCAGAGTTCCAGTTGTTGGCTTGGTGGAGTCTCCAACGACCTAGAATCCATCGGTGTCGTGCCTGCTAGCTAGCCTAGATGTGCCTCTCTGGGAGGAGTTGTTGGTCGGCTGGATGCAATCGCCGGCGACCAGACGAACTGGTGAAGGAAAACAAAAACCATGCAAACTCATGGCGGCGTGCGAGGAAAAAAGCGCTGGCAACAAGTGGGTccatatttctatttttgcaaaaaaattatgaaaaccGGTTAGAGATAAACTTTTTTAGCTTTGCCATTTTTATTTGTGAGTTGGCAAACTTTATGTGTTGCCaaacaaaaaatacaaaatCGTTGGAATTGCTCTTATAATAGCTAGATTTAaaaatttttgtgaactaaacgaggcctaggaAAAGGTCAGTGAGTACTCGAATGACAGATGGGTTTTGGGCTCCCTTTTTGTGCCGGTGGACTGGCTTCATTTAACCCTTTTGGATTGCATTCAAAAAAAAGTTAACCATTTAGGAAAGTTCATTAGGAACAGGCCTTACATCACTTATTCTATTTAgaaaaaaagtctacataaccccacAACTATTTAAGTGGACTACTTCACCTCCAAACTCTAGAATCATATTTTGTACCTCTAAATTTCTAAAACAGGTCAAATAACCCCCAAACGGTTTTTACGGTGGTTTTATCTTATCTTatcttatcttatttatttatttatttacgctgattgttttgaaaaatcatagtaaattacagaaaaaaattataaaataaaaaattcaattttgctggacttcacatgagtagatctacacactgAATGTATAATTTGGTATGCTTTAATACAATGTTTTTATCGTAGCTTTAGATTTATgctcttctataattaattggaataattcatagctgcagtttctatggtccaattatggtaaaatttttatggtgagatAATtattgtataacttagttatagataaatcATAAATTTAATAACCATAAacttaaataaatctataactactaCCATCATCTATCCTAAAGTATAGATTTTGTTGACTTTTCTAGATTCAAGATactttagggcttgtttagatccaaaaactttttggattttgacactgtagcattttcgtttttatttgacaaacattgtctaatcatagagtaactaggcttaaaagactcgtctcgtgatttacagacaaactgtgtaattagtttttatttttatctatatttaatactccatgtatatgccgcaagattcgatgtgatggggaatcttgtaaagttttgggtttttgggtgcatctaaacaaggcctctatACACTTAGATATACGATATGTTttgatatataataaaaattatATCTAGAGAAGCTAAAACAACGTGGAACGAAGGGAGTAGTAGAGATGGACACCTCTGGAGATGGACGTTACCAAACAACATAAATACACCATGCTAAACTAATACTCCCACTGTTCCAAAAAAAtgcaatttttattttttgagaaATCAAACAATTTAAATTTTGACTAGATTTATATAAAATGTACTAACATTTGTATACaaaataagtattattagattagttatagaatatattttcataatacatTTACTTGGGAATATGAATGCTAATAATATTTGCTATAAACTTGGTAAAATTTAAGCAAATTTAATGGGCACAGATTCTATAATTGTATTTTTTAAGATAGTGAgagtaataaataaaataaataaaataaataaataaataaataaagatgttCATGCGTTTGCAAACATGCATATTCAACGCCATAGATCGATGTGGATGTTGAtcccaaaaaatatatatctacTCATCATCCAAGTCATCTTCTTGTATCGTCTCGAGCTTGGGCTTGGATGGCCGCCGGTGTCTCTCCGCCGCGTGCCTGAACTCCGCGACGTCGACGCACACGGTGCCCATGCTCATGATCTCCGCCACGACGTCTTCGTCAGGCGTCCCTCGGCGATCGGCGCTCTCCAGCAGCCGCCGCAGCTGGCCCTTGGTCATTCTGATCTTGACGCGCGTGCCTCCGCCGTTCTCTGCTGATGACGACACCACCCCTCTTGCTGGCCTGCCGGAGCTCTCGGCCGCCGCCGGCAGGCCCCAGTCATCGTCGACGTCGTCGTCCCGCCACGCCGTCACCCTCACCCGCTCCAGGCAGCTGCAGTTTCCCATGGCAAACAAATTCTAGCTAGCTAGTTGATCTCCAAACTGGCTAGCTAAAACTGCTGCACACCGTGGATTgggaaaggcaggaggaggaaCAAGATGAACTATGAGAATATAGGCTGAAGACGAAGGCTAGCTAGAGATGGCGTTGTTTGGGCTTATTGTACGTTTTGGGGTTTAGAAAGAATGGGTTTTAGTGTAGTGGAGAGACAGGGGTATATATGGAGGTTGGGGTGCCTATACGAGTGTCTGATGGTGAGACGACTGCGCATAGAGATTAGAGAATGGAAGGTTTGTCCAGAACCAGAACAAAGCAGCCGCAGGTTCCAGGAAGCAGACTAAAGACTACATGCATGCCGTACAGGTACAGTACAGGATATAAtcgttgctttgcttgggatttgattttattttaatttaaatGAGAGATGCATGGTTTTGCTTCTGTATCTCATCGCCGAGGCCTGAGCTTGAGTATGCTTGACCGACAGAGAAAGGCTGGCCTGTGGCCGTGCGCAGGAGAGctgcatgcatgcgtttaaacaagtaGCCTTTGTCTGCAGCTAGGTTGAAGCCGCGTCGGCGGCGGATTATTTAAACTTGTGGATGATGCTGCTGATCATGACGACTCTGTGGTATGAGCCTAGCTGACGATAGTACTCGAATAGTTTATCTTGTATGTCAGCGGTCAGCGCCTCTGCTTACAACTTGTATTGATTCGAAACTTTGTTTTATTAGTGtatgtatataaaaaaaatgtatATAAATATGGGGTACGGTGGCATGCGTGCGTTTAATTAACGTTTATAAACCGGTCTGAGAATTTGGCAGCTTTCAATAATTCCATGGCCATTGTCACGAGGATGACCGTGCCACCGGCAGAAGAGAACCGGGAAcactgaagaagaagaaagaaggctTCCATCTAAGCGGGCTATATATCAGGCCTCATCCAAGAGTGAGTGACCCGCCCTGCGTGGCTTTTAACCAGGCCCAGCAGCCCATGTAACTCCTTAAGAGAGCCCATCTTAGATATAGATCGGAGTAATTATAGCTTCAAGGGATTCTAACTGCAGATACATGGAGAGCAGTATTTATTTAGgtaaattattattttatttatacgTTAGACTAACTAAAAAAATTTATTTAATCTGCTTTAGTTTACTCTATATAAAAATTGCTATACTAGATTAGTTCAATGAAAGTATACACTACCGGATTCGGCTTTATGTACGACACTCAACAGAGAGTACTCGCCAAATATTTTGACGGCAAAGAGCTTTTTGTGTTGCCGAGTGTTAAAAAGACATTCGAGAAAAAGAAACACTcagcaaaataaaaaataaaaaataaaaaaattcataGCATTTTTCACACGCTACATGACCGATAGGAGTTTAATCTATGGCCTCCCTCGCGCATCTCCCCCTCTAACCACTGCACCACACTATCATTTTCTATATTCTATTTTGGTTCCTCATAATAGTATAATTTATTGTTTGaagctctaaataaatttaaattaaaaagttatcaactacaaagttttataattttttaagATCTATAATTTTCGTTTACGAAGTTTCTCCATCTGAAGTCTtttacaaaatttaaattttttaagAAATTTAAACGTAGTTTTATATGgcaaaatgatttcaaatgaaaaaaatgacaactacaaagttttataacttttcgagatctacaattttAATTTAGGTTGTTTTTTCATCCGAGGTCTTTTGAAAAATTCGAATTTTGAAAtttagaaattcaaatgtagttttgcatgacaagataaactcaaataataaagttatcaactataaagtttcataaccttttgagatctataatttttatttacttgtttttccatccgagattgtttaaaaaatttgaattttaaatttctaAAATTGAGATGTAGTTTTGCATgataagatgaactcaaataaaatatATGTCAACTACAAAATTTTATAACTTCTCAAATGACATGGTGGTCATTTGTTCATCGGACATGGTGGTTCTAACATTGTtcacaaatcttatatatctctcttgtagttttaTGAACTTATGAGAGAGATGTAGATTTGTGAATAACGTTACTATCGCTTTGTCGAAtgaagaaatgaccaaaataaaaattatttagaaaataatcaataataaccattgGATGTACTctaatttagaaaaaaatttcCCACCTCTGCATTATGAAAAATACATAAAGCAACCTCTAATTTTGCATCTAAATTACCCACTTATACCATTTACACATGATAATTCAAAATAACTCGCTTAATTTGTATATAAATTACCCACATCTATCTAAAATCTTCTTTTTTAGTATAATCGACAACTCTTCTATCTGTTTTTTTAATACTCAAGTACCCGACTGGATTAAGGTTTCAAGTTTAGTAGTACAACTTCAAAGTTTTGGTTCCGCGGTTCAACAAAGGGGCACGAGATGAAACAATCTCACTTTCAATtcaagtgttgtcttttagggtGGCGTCCCTCAAGCCTAACTAATCAAGCCATATTTCTCAATCAGCTCTATAAATAGCGGACCATTTTTAGAAACGGTCGGAGTTCCTAGCCGCCTCAAAAATATCATTTATATTAGAGCCGTCGTTACTAATGGTCGCAGTACAAACCCCTCCTCCCTCAAGATAggtactaagagcatctccaagagtttggctAAAATAAGTAGCTAAATTctaatgtttagccattttgtaaaatagataacTTCTTAAAAATAAGAGGTTTACAACAGTCTTGCTATCAGATAGATAGTgccagtggttggctatatatgaccaacgaaaatcaagggataacaaattttatattttacaaaaccaaacaGCACATCTGCTGGAGCCTATTTTTCTACTATAAAAATTCTAAAAGGCCTCCATAATAAGAATagcaaagctgttggagttgctctaaggtcagtctcaatgcatgttttatgggagtgtcatgcacattaaatagggtatcACATAAGCAAAATAGCTGACTTGGCATGGTCATTAAATAAAGAGTTTCATcatatgagagaggagtttcatcctcatgaaactcatgtggctcggttacctagtttatagtcttggtaactgtgccatgaaattatacattgagactggcctaagctgTAGCTCGAGGAAGAAGCAAGGAGCTTGGGTAACTTATCAAACATTACAAAACTAAGGGGAAAGATTTTGCTTTGACTCTTGAATTGAAGGTAAGTAGATGCTATTCCTAACATCTTTTTGAAGGTTTAGTGGTAGACTATTTGGTTAATTAGGTTTTTAATTTTCTCTCTTGCATGATGgttgaggtatttatgaaagaaATTAGACTAAATCTTTGAAGATCTCAGGTTAAATTTAGTTGGGGAATAAGATTCTACCCTTATTCAATAGCAACATCTTAAAAAGGCTATAATACTATTAATTAGAATTGGTTTTTTTGTTTGATatccatatttttttttgtttttgaatgATGATCAAGTGCATCAGTAATAGGTTGAATATTAGTTGGTGCAAAAATTAATTAACTTTTTTTGGTAGCCATGTCTTGATGTAGTTCTTTTTTTGGGTCTTTCGAAAATGAATATCGTTACAACATACACAAAGATGGGAAAATCTCTGAAATCACATTACTTAGCCAAGCATGATCCACAACGTGATGTCCAAACATTAATAAATGTCTACCCTGGCTTTGCTTTGCTGGTGCGGATAACAAGACGGACCCTTGCTAGCCTAGGAGAGCTAATTTGGTTCTCTTGCATCAGCAAGGAAAATCTTGCTAGCACAGGAATCAAGATAAGTTGGCTAAACATCCAAACAAGCTTCCAATTCTAGAATATCATATTGCAATGGCCCTGTTGTGCTGTTTGTAGCTTAAAATACTCCATACAATCATAAAACATACTGTATCATTTAGAACAAAACTcggtaaaataaaaaaaatgctataaacactaataacttataatttttcATTTGGAAACATGTAAGACATATATGTATTTGTATTGGaaaacatttgaaaaaaaaaactcatgaATTTGGAGAATTTTAAGAACACGTTGTTTAGTATAATATTAGCGGTCGAATCATGTAAAGTCAAGTATTTATATGAGGAGTTACCTAGTCTCGTGTCCAGTAAAATGCAGCTCGACCGAGCATTTACTATCAAGTAAAACGCTGGCACACAAAGGATATACCGCTGCAGTAAGCTGTAGTTGTTTCtaaggaattcaaggataaaATACTTGCCCGCTGTCACAGGAATATAGGACGAGCATTTGTGCCTTTGTGTTTGCCCCAGGGCAAAGTTTCGGCTACTGTTCTTCCGGTATCTGCAAAAACTTGAAGCAAGGAACCTAAAAGTAGATTACAAAATTACTAAAGAACATCAAAATCTCAGAATATTACTGCCTTTACACCCCGCAGCTTCAGTTACAAGTACAACCTCTATACACATGCTGAGAGAATCAATACATGAGGATAGAGGGGCGAAACTAAAAGGGAGCAAAAAAAAGACTCAATTCAAAAGGCATCTTCACTAATCCTCTTAAAAGATCGAGACTTGCAGATTTAGAGTATCACCAATCACCTTAGAAGAGAATTTGCACACCTTCTGTTTCCCGCTTTCCAGCACAGTCCAACTCCTGAACTCCCTGCTAGGAATCAAAACCCAGATAAGCTCCTCTGTGTCTTTGCGTGTCAGCATCTCGCCTTTGCTCAAGGCACGAATATTACTGCCTTGCATGCGTGCACAACGGACCGGGCCCCTGCTGCAGCTGTATATAAGACGTGGATCGCCGGCCGGCGACACCATCACCGTGTTTTGGTGTGCAAGACAGACAGCAGCAACACTAGCAGATCATCAGAGGAGGAGAAGAACAAGCTAGCAGAACAATGCGGCGCTACGGGCAGTCGCTGTACCAGCCGCAGAGCCCGGTGGCGCGGTGCGTCAACTTCCTCTGCGCGGTGCTGCTGACGCTGATCCTCATCGCCGGCGTCATCCTGTTCGTGCTGTGGCTGAGCCTCCGCCCGCACCGCCCCAAGTTCTACCTCGCCGACTTCTCCATCCCCAACGCCAACCGGCAGTCGGCCGGCCTGGCCAACCTCCCCGTGCACTTCACCGTCAACGAGCACAACCCCAACCAGAAGATCGGCATGTTCTACGACGAGGTCCTCGCGTCCGTGTTCTACGGCGACCAGCTCGTCGCCACGGGCCCCGTCATGAACCCATTCTACCAGGTGCCCAAGGGCGACACGCCCGTGCAGGGCACCCTCCTCGCGAGGGGCCCCGTCCCGACGGACCCGTCGTGGGGCCTCTTCGCCGGCGAGGTGGCGGCGGGGGCCGTCCAGATGCGGCTGGTGCTCACCTCCAAGGTGCAGTTCCAGGTGAAGGTGTGGGACACCAAGCGTCACCacatgaaggtggagtgcgacTTCACCATGCAAGGGGACGGCACGCTCCGTCCGCAGGACAAGAACTCCCAGTGCACGCTCTACTTCTAGTTCTAGCATGCATGTCTCTCTCGAGATCTCGATCGGCTTGAATTGGTGTGGACATCGCTGATCCTTTTTCAATTAGTCTTGGTTTCAAAGGTCATGTTGTATTTAGTGTTTTTCCCCTTCATTTGGCTGGTATTTGCGATTGTTGTAGTGCAATTATTTTTAACACGTACGAGCGTATTCATTCAAGAGAATATTTGCAAAATGTGATGATCTGCTCTTCCAAaagtttaagaatcaagaagatgtAGAAAGGATGTAGTCTACTCATATTATTAAACCAATACTCATATGAATTTAAACCATGACATCGTCAGTTCATAAATACCGACACAGCATTCTCAATAGGGCACCGTGTTCCAAGTGTCAATTTCTAATCAATCATAGAATGAACAGCCAAAACACATGCAGGTATTCTCCCTTCCTTGGTAAGTACATACTAATTCTGTCGAACTTCTAACAAAATttacaacaaaactgagctgGCCACTTGGCATGTCCTGGGCTCACTTTTTTTTTAGTAACCGAATTACAAGGTAGCTGAACGGTAAACCCCTAACCAAACGCACTTGTATTGTTTGGCGTCTCCTCATTTCTCCTCTAGTCTCCTCAAGACAGATTCTGCGAATATGCGTTGCCTGGAGATTGGAAACCACTTTAGAAACTTTGGAACAGTACAAGTCAGGAAATGGGGGAAGGAGTGAGGGAGGAAACTCACTTCTCTTCAGTGTGTTTGGGACTAGGGCGGTTGTGTTTCAGATAGCCATCCCAGGGAACCTTCTTAAGACCAGCTCTAGCTGCTATCATGTCTCTTACTCTGTTCGAAGCATTTAATCATGCAAGAAATAATATATTAAGCTTAAGCTTTTCTTGGAAAATAAAAtacatattttttaaaaaatatgttACCTCTCAGCAAACGCAATTGCAGTCTCTCCCTCCCTCAGATATTGAGGCTCCAAGTACCAAACATCACACACAACGGCCCACGATGTCATCAGTCGGACCAAGTGCATCGTAAAAGATTGCCTAAAACATTTCATGCGAGGTAATCATGTTAATCAACCAAAGAAAAGtgtggatgaaataaatttgtttCATC encodes:
- the LOC8084068 gene encoding uncharacterized protein LOC8084068, with product MGNCSCLERVRVTAWRDDDVDDDWGLPAAAESSGRPARGVVSSSAENGGGTRVKIRMTKGQLRRLLESADRRGTPDEDVVAEIMSMGTVCVDVAEFRHAAERHRRPSKPKLETIQEDDLDDE
- the LOC8084069 gene encoding NDR1/HIN1-like protein 2 yields the protein MRRYGQSLYQPQSPVARCVNFLCAVLLTLILIAGVILFVLWLSLRPHRPKFYLADFSIPNANRQSAGLANLPVHFTVNEHNPNQKIGMFYDEVLASVFYGDQLVATGPVMNPFYQVPKGDTPVQGTLLARGPVPTDPSWGLFAGEVAAGAVQMRLVLTSKVQFQVKVWDTKRHHMKVECDFTMQGDGTLRPQDKNSQCTLYF